From one Streptomyces chromofuscus genomic stretch:
- a CDS encoding FHA domain-containing protein produces MQIRLTVVDPLGLPSPELSASPEQGPPSPRGRVASRDVLVTAPAGTALSAVASALAAAVSGDTPSGPAVLYAGTERLDPQRCTLGEPPLLDGAVLAVGGPAAPEPHPELDDAPARLDVIAGPDAGGVHLLHGGEIRVGRSAEADVPLDDPDVSRVHCAVTLGTDGRVSVADLDSTNGTTLDGTRVGTRPVRFTPGALLRIGESTLRLAPAGGPGRRVGTAPDGEGCVRVGVTDGEASAAGSSGARASGPSGRTGHAYGAAAGRGTPGGGSARSEEPGSDEGRGAARTDREAGAPGAAHHPARTDQEEHPRAAHPGAAPHDRHTGAARPDPRAREHPPVAPPLVPEQGGPPRIETRDAGPQGPHPGPGPAAPSGDGTHGGRAGVGAADPTATQTGRRKGTPLRGTDVPPGVRRRGGLTAWARRLAGGRGGEQETAGHGPYDDEPADAGAQPPVRADAPEAWPDPAALLLTALGPGPRLWEREPGHPEALTVRLGTADRVAPDGSGLLPAVPVTADLREVGALGLAGPRPRLAGLARAVLAQLAALHSPDALEIVLISTDRARSLEERTAEWSWLGWLPHLRPAHGQDCRLLLAHDREQAAARTDELLRRLDDHLAERRRTTGQATAPAATADQHRAETTVEPDQRHADPAGTPNHPHVMSAHAPDQPHAGRTGEPDQPHAKSAGVSAPATAGAARHPSWARSDDDLPAGAAHSSLSGPHTVLVVDGDPGGAGLREAVARLALEGPRAGIHVVCLAETAPASPASPVTDTFEAACATAPVFRECGAVALLSGDVATALRLLRVARTGAGAGSLSRSGTDHPAPVGHGTVGTVDAVSPAWAERFARALAPLRTDATGTRHARVSAPLPQAARLLDELGLARATPASLMARWADAADDTDALGGRAHAVLGAGPRGPVAVDFVADGPHLLVEGPPGSGRTELLRAVVASLAAAERPDRLSLALMDGRDSVGAGSGHGDGLYLCLDIPHVTTHLLANDPVRMREFAQSLTAELKRRAELLGRSDFTEWHTGREVSGRMVSQRPAPASGASGAADLDTPPSATLRLRPAAPRRPTDDVPPLPRLVVVVDDLDALVSPPLGSPGRPAAGSVMRALETVARDGERLGVHLVAAAGPGGRTAETEPVRRATLRVALDAPAPGPDEPAPGRGRLTHPDGRITPFQGGRVTGRIPRTATLRPTVVPLEWHRMGDPPARRPVRELGNGPTDLALLASALERAAREVSAPQVPSLL; encoded by the coding sequence ATGCAGATCCGGCTGACCGTCGTAGACCCGCTGGGCTTGCCCTCCCCCGAGCTCTCGGCTTCCCCCGAGCAGGGACCGCCGTCGCCGCGCGGCCGGGTCGCGAGCCGCGACGTGCTGGTCACGGCGCCCGCCGGGACGGCCCTGTCCGCGGTGGCCTCCGCGCTGGCCGCGGCGGTCTCCGGCGACACCCCGTCCGGGCCCGCCGTGCTGTACGCCGGTACGGAGCGGCTCGACCCGCAGCGCTGCACCCTGGGCGAGCCGCCGCTGCTCGACGGCGCCGTGCTCGCGGTGGGCGGCCCGGCCGCTCCCGAGCCTCACCCCGAGCTGGACGACGCCCCGGCCCGCCTCGACGTGATCGCCGGGCCGGACGCCGGCGGCGTGCATCTGCTGCACGGCGGTGAGATCCGCGTCGGCCGCTCCGCCGAGGCCGACGTCCCGCTCGACGACCCGGACGTCTCCCGCGTGCACTGCGCGGTGACCCTGGGCACGGACGGCCGCGTCTCGGTCGCCGACCTCGACTCCACCAACGGCACGACGCTCGACGGCACGCGCGTGGGGACCCGTCCCGTGCGCTTCACGCCCGGGGCGTTGCTGCGGATCGGGGAGTCCACCCTGCGGCTGGCGCCGGCCGGGGGGCCGGGCCGGCGGGTGGGGACCGCGCCGGACGGGGAGGGGTGCGTGCGGGTCGGGGTGACGGACGGGGAGGCGTCCGCGGCCGGGTCGTCGGGGGCGCGCGCGAGCGGGCCGTCCGGGAGGACGGGGCACGCGTACGGGGCTGCCGCGGGACGGGGGACGCCGGGGGGCGGTTCGGCCCGTTCCGAGGAGCCGGGTTCGGATGAGGGGCGGGGTGCTGCCCGGACGGACCGTGAGGCCGGTGCGCCGGGCGCGGCCCACCACCCGGCGCGTACGGACCAGGAGGAACACCCGCGAGCGGCACACCCGGGCGCGGCCCCGCACGACCGACACACCGGCGCGGCCCGCCCCGACCCCCGCGCCAGGGAACACCCGCCCGTGGCGCCGCCCCTCGTGCCCGAGCAGGGCGGCCCGCCCCGCATCGAGACCCGCGACGCCGGTCCGCAGGGCCCGCATCCGGGGCCGGGACCCGCCGCGCCCTCCGGAGACGGGACGCACGGGGGACGCGCGGGCGTCGGCGCGGCCGACCCCACCGCCACGCAGACCGGCCGCCGCAAGGGCACGCCGCTGCGCGGCACCGACGTACCGCCGGGTGTGCGCAGGCGGGGCGGGCTCACGGCGTGGGCGCGGCGGCTGGCCGGTGGACGCGGCGGCGAGCAGGAGACGGCCGGACACGGGCCGTACGACGACGAGCCGGCCGACGCAGGCGCGCAGCCGCCCGTCCGCGCGGACGCGCCGGAGGCGTGGCCGGACCCGGCCGCGCTGCTGCTGACCGCGCTGGGCCCCGGGCCCCGGCTGTGGGAGCGCGAGCCGGGGCATCCGGAAGCGCTCACGGTGCGGCTCGGTACGGCCGACCGGGTGGCGCCGGACGGTTCGGGGCTGCTGCCCGCCGTTCCGGTCACCGCCGATCTGCGGGAGGTCGGCGCCCTGGGGCTGGCGGGTCCGCGCCCCCGCCTGGCCGGGCTCGCGCGCGCGGTGCTGGCCCAGCTCGCCGCGCTGCACTCGCCGGACGCCCTGGAGATCGTCCTGATCAGCACGGACCGCGCGCGTTCCCTGGAGGAGCGCACCGCCGAGTGGTCCTGGCTCGGCTGGCTCCCGCACCTGCGCCCGGCCCACGGCCAGGACTGCCGTCTGCTCCTCGCCCACGACCGCGAACAGGCCGCGGCCCGCACCGACGAACTCCTCCGCCGCCTGGACGACCACCTCGCCGAGCGACGCCGCACCACCGGGCAGGCCACCGCACCGGCGGCGACGGCGGATCAACACCGGGCGGAGACCACCGTGGAGCCGGACCAGCGCCACGCCGACCCTGCTGGGACGCCGAACCACCCTCACGTCATGAGCGCCCACGCGCCCGACCAGCCGCACGCCGGGCGCACCGGGGAGCCCGACCAGCCGCATGCCAAGAGCGCCGGGGTGTCGGCCCCGGCCACGGCCGGCGCGGCCCGCCACCCCTCCTGGGCCCGTTCCGACGACGACCTGCCCGCCGGCGCCGCGCACTCCTCCCTCTCCGGCCCGCACACCGTCCTCGTCGTCGACGGGGACCCCGGCGGTGCCGGGCTGCGCGAGGCCGTGGCACGGCTGGCCCTGGAAGGCCCGCGGGCCGGCATCCACGTCGTCTGCCTCGCCGAGACCGCCCCGGCCTCGCCGGCGTCCCCGGTCACCGACACCTTCGAGGCGGCCTGCGCCACGGCCCCCGTGTTCCGCGAGTGCGGAGCCGTCGCCCTGCTCAGTGGCGACGTGGCGACAGCACTCCGCCTGCTCCGGGTCGCCCGGACCGGAGCGGGAGCCGGTTCCCTCTCCCGCTCCGGCACCGACCACCCCGCCCCCGTCGGTCACGGCACGGTGGGCACGGTGGACGCCGTCTCCCCCGCCTGGGCCGAGCGGTTCGCCCGGGCCCTCGCCCCCCTGCGCACCGACGCGACCGGCACCCGGCACGCGCGCGTCAGCGCCCCCCTCCCGCAGGCCGCCCGCCTGCTCGACGAGTTGGGCCTCGCCCGGGCCACGCCCGCCTCGCTCATGGCCCGTTGGGCCGACGCCGCCGACGACACCGACGCCCTCGGCGGCCGGGCGCACGCCGTCCTCGGGGCCGGCCCCCGCGGCCCGGTCGCCGTGGACTTCGTCGCCGACGGACCGCACCTGCTGGTCGAAGGTCCGCCCGGCAGCGGACGCACGGAGCTGCTGCGGGCCGTCGTGGCCTCGCTGGCCGCCGCCGAGCGGCCGGACCGGCTGAGCCTGGCGCTGATGGACGGCCGGGACAGTGTGGGCGCGGGCAGCGGCCACGGCGACGGCCTGTACCTCTGCCTGGACATCCCGCACGTCACCACGCACCTGCTCGCCAACGACCCCGTGCGCATGCGGGAGTTCGCCCAGTCCCTGACGGCCGAGCTGAAGCGGCGCGCCGAGCTGCTCGGCCGCTCGGACTTCACCGAATGGCACACCGGACGCGAGGTGTCGGGCCGTATGGTCAGCCAGCGCCCGGCACCCGCCTCCGGTGCGAGCGGCGCCGCCGACCTGGACACCCCACCCAGTGCCACCCTGCGCCTGCGGCCCGCCGCCCCGCGCCGCCCCACGGACGACGTGCCCCCGCTGCCCCGCCTCGTCGTGGTCGTCGACGACCTGGACGCGCTGGTCTCGCCCCCGCTGGGCTCCCCGGGCCGGCCGGCGGCCGGGTCGGTGATGCGCGCGCTGGAGACGGTGGCCCGCGACGGCGAGCGGCTCGGCGTGCACCTGGTGGCCGCCGCCGGACCGGGCGGCCGTACCGCGGAGACGGAACCCGTCCGACGGGCCACGCTGCGCGTCGCCCTCGACGCTCCCGCACCGGGACCCGACGAACCCGCGCCCGGCCGGGGCCGTCTGACCCACCCCGACGGACGCATCACGCCCTTCCAGGGCGGCCGGGTCACGGGGCGCATCCCGCGTACGGCGACCCTGCGCCCGACCGTCGTCCCACTGGAGTGGCACCGGATGGGCGACCCGCCCGCCCGCCGCCCGGTCCGCGAACTGGGCAACGGACCCACCGATCTCGCACTGCTGGCAAGCGCGTTGGAGCGGGCGGCCCGGGAGGTGTCCGCCCCTCAGGTGCCGTCGCTGCTGTAG
- a CDS encoding carbohydrate ABC transporter permease — translation MASASTAGVPPTKAGPPPRSRKSVTGTRRTVAALFLLPALVLLGALVVYPIGYSVVRSFYDQSGDGFAGFDNYRALFTDDGIRTALKNNIIWVVFAPTVATALGLIFAVLTERVRWGTAFKLVVFMPMAISMLAAGIIFRLVYDQDPDKGVANAVWVGVHDTFAQSSAFPKAHPGRESPLTADKGGFVTEEPVRLGQPVALPLVGVAPDQMPDGAARAVAAKPDPGKVTGTTWQDFTRGEGVGTLGAPDPSELGYPGMRIEAVKDGKVVASTTAADDGTFALPAAADGALLRLPADNFKEPYNGLDWLGPSLVTPAIIGSYIWMWAGFAMVLIAAGLAGVPRELLEAARVDGANEWQVFRRVTVPLLAPVLAVVTVTLMINVLKIFDLVFIIAPGSSQDDANVLALELYRKGFSEDQPGVASAIAVFLLLLVIPVMWFNIRRLRREVRR, via the coding sequence ATGGCGTCGGCATCCACGGCAGGGGTCCCGCCGACGAAGGCCGGGCCCCCTCCCCGGAGTCGCAAGAGCGTGACCGGCACCCGCAGGACCGTGGCGGCGCTGTTCCTGCTGCCCGCCCTGGTGCTGCTCGGCGCGCTCGTGGTCTACCCGATCGGGTACTCGGTCGTTCGCAGCTTCTACGACCAGTCCGGCGACGGCTTCGCCGGATTCGACAACTACCGGGCTCTGTTCACCGACGACGGCATCCGCACGGCGCTGAAGAACAACATCATCTGGGTGGTGTTCGCGCCGACGGTCGCGACCGCGCTCGGGCTGATCTTCGCGGTGCTGACCGAACGGGTGCGCTGGGGCACGGCGTTCAAGCTGGTCGTCTTCATGCCGATGGCGATCTCGATGCTCGCGGCGGGCATCATCTTCCGCCTGGTCTACGACCAGGACCCGGACAAGGGCGTCGCGAACGCGGTCTGGGTGGGCGTGCACGACACGTTCGCCCAGTCGTCGGCGTTCCCGAAGGCGCACCCGGGGCGGGAGTCGCCGCTGACGGCGGACAAGGGCGGCTTCGTCACCGAGGAGCCGGTGCGCCTGGGGCAGCCGGTCGCCCTGCCCCTGGTGGGTGTCGCCCCCGACCAGATGCCCGACGGCGCCGCGCGGGCCGTGGCGGCGAAGCCCGACCCGGGCAAGGTCACCGGCACGACCTGGCAGGACTTCACGCGCGGCGAGGGCGTCGGCACCCTCGGCGCCCCCGACCCGTCCGAGCTGGGCTATCCCGGCATGCGGATCGAGGCGGTCAAGGACGGGAAGGTCGTCGCCTCGACCACGGCCGCGGACGACGGCACCTTCGCCCTGCCGGCCGCCGCCGACGGGGCCCTGCTGCGGCTGCCCGCCGACAACTTCAAGGAGCCGTACAACGGCCTGGACTGGCTCGGCCCGTCGCTGGTCACACCGGCCATCATCGGGTCGTACATCTGGATGTGGGCGGGCTTCGCGATGGTGCTGATCGCCGCCGGGCTGGCGGGGGTGCCGCGGGAGCTGCTGGAGGCGGCGCGCGTCGACGGGGCCAATGAGTGGCAGGTGTTCAGACGGGTCACCGTGCCGCTGCTCGCGCCGGTCCTTGCGGTGGTCACCGTCACCCTGATGATCAACGTGCTGAAGATCTTCGACCTGGTCTTCATCATCGCCCCGGGTTCCTCCCAGGACGACGCGAACGTGCTCGCCCTGGAGCTGTACCGCAAGGGCTTCTCGGAGGACCAGCCGGGCGTCGCGAGCGCCATCGCGGTGTTCCTGCTGCTGCTGGTGATCCCGGTGATGTGGTTCAACATCCGCAGGCTCAGGCGGGAGGTGCGGCGATGA
- a CDS encoding ABC transporter substrate-binding protein has product MHSSITISRTRTRRTRAAAAVLAGALAFSLSACGGDDDSGNEGGGGTDETATTVTLPKLDGETLEVAAVWTGPEQANFKKVLQEFEKRTGAKVTFVPAQDPIINFLGSKIAGGAPPDIAMLPQVGAIQQAVEKGWAKPVGAEAQEQLGKNYSQGWQDLGKVDGKQYGVYYKAANKSLIWYNAQVFENAGAEEPKTWEDLLTTAQTVYDSGVTPFSVGGADGWTLTDWFENVYLSQAGPEKYDQLAKHEIKWTDPSVTEALTTLAQIWGKADYIAGGANGALQTEFPASVTQTFTGGDQPKAGMVFEGDFVQVNIAETDAEVGTDAKVFAFPKVGDTEPVVSGGDAAVILEDSKAAQALATFLASSDAATIQAGLGGYLSPNKNVDPSAYPNAVQQEMAKSLVAAGDDFRFDMSDQAPQAFGGTPGKGEWKALQDFLKNPEDIKGTQEQLEADAAAAYGD; this is encoded by the coding sequence ATGCACAGCAGCATCACCATCAGCCGCACCCGGACACGCAGGACCCGCGCCGCCGCGGCCGTACTGGCGGGAGCGCTGGCGTTCTCGCTCAGCGCCTGCGGAGGCGACGACGACAGCGGGAACGAAGGCGGCGGCGGCACGGACGAGACCGCCACCACCGTCACCCTCCCCAAGCTGGACGGCGAGACCCTGGAGGTCGCCGCCGTCTGGACCGGCCCGGAGCAGGCCAACTTCAAGAAGGTGCTCCAGGAGTTCGAGAAGCGGACCGGCGCCAAGGTGACCTTCGTGCCCGCGCAGGACCCGATCATCAACTTCCTCGGCTCGAAGATCGCGGGAGGGGCGCCGCCGGACATCGCGATGCTCCCCCAGGTCGGGGCCATCCAGCAGGCCGTGGAGAAGGGCTGGGCCAAGCCGGTCGGCGCGGAGGCCCAGGAGCAGCTGGGCAAGAACTACTCACAAGGCTGGCAGGACCTCGGCAAGGTCGACGGCAAGCAGTACGGCGTGTACTACAAGGCCGCCAACAAGTCCCTGATCTGGTACAACGCGCAGGTCTTCGAGAACGCGGGCGCCGAGGAGCCGAAGACCTGGGAGGACCTGCTCACCACCGCGCAGACGGTCTACGACTCGGGTGTCACCCCGTTCTCCGTGGGCGGCGCCGACGGCTGGACGCTGACCGACTGGTTCGAGAACGTGTACCTCTCGCAGGCGGGCCCGGAGAAGTACGACCAGCTGGCCAAGCACGAGATCAAGTGGACCGACCCGTCCGTCACCGAGGCCCTCACCACGCTCGCCCAGATCTGGGGCAAGGCGGACTACATCGCGGGCGGCGCGAACGGCGCGCTGCAGACCGAGTTCCCGGCCTCCGTCACGCAGACCTTCACCGGCGGCGACCAGCCGAAGGCCGGCATGGTCTTCGAGGGCGACTTCGTGCAGGTGAACATCGCGGAGACGGACGCGGAGGTGGGCACGGACGCCAAGGTGTTCGCGTTCCCGAAGGTCGGGGACACCGAGCCGGTCGTCTCCGGCGGTGACGCGGCGGTGATCCTCGAGGACTCGAAGGCGGCGCAGGCGCTGGCCACCTTCCTCGCCTCGTCGGACGCGGCGACCATCCAGGCGGGGCTCGGCGGCTACCTGTCGCCGAACAAGAACGTGGACCCGTCGGCGTACCCGAACGCGGTGCAGCAGGAGATGGCCAAGTCGCTGGTCGCGGCCGGTGACGACTTCCGCTTCGACATGTCCGACCAGGCCCCGCAGGCCTTCGGCGGCACGCCCGGCAAGGGTGAGTGGAAGGCGCTGCAGGACTTCCTGAAGAACCCGGAGGACATCAAGGGCACCCAGGAACAGCTGGAGGCCGACGCGGCCGCGGCGTACGGAGACTGA
- a CDS encoding organic hydroperoxide resistance protein, whose product MDALYTAVATSTHGREGRAVSSDGRLDLQLAPPVEMGGNGQGTNPEQLFAAGYSACFASALGLVGRHAKVDLSEAAVTAEVGIGKQGEGFGLAVTLRVELPDTVDEATGRQLVEQAHQVCPYSNATRGNIQVDLVVE is encoded by the coding sequence ATGGACGCGCTCTACACCGCTGTCGCCACCTCCACCCACGGCCGCGAGGGCCGTGCCGTCTCCTCCGACGGCAGGCTCGACCTCCAGCTGGCCCCGCCGGTGGAGATGGGCGGCAACGGACAGGGCACCAACCCCGAGCAGCTCTTCGCCGCCGGGTACTCCGCCTGCTTCGCCAGCGCCCTGGGCCTGGTCGGCCGGCACGCCAAGGTCGACCTGAGCGAGGCGGCCGTCACCGCCGAGGTCGGCATCGGCAAGCAGGGCGAGGGCTTCGGGCTGGCCGTCACGCTCCGCGTCGAGCTGCCCGACACCGTGGACGAGGCGACCGGCCGCCAGCTCGTCGAGCAGGCCCACCAGGTCTGCCCCTACTCCAACGCCACCCGCGGCAACATCCAGGTCGACCTCGTCGTCGAGTAG
- a CDS encoding MarR family winged helix-turn-helix transcriptional regulator gives MTTTPTADWLRLNEQICFSLHSAARAFGGVYRVILKDLGLTYPQYLVMLVLWEHGDLPVKKLGEQLRLDSGTLSPLLKRLEAAGLVRRERSARDERSVEVRLTEEGVALREQALEVPVRIAAATGFDVEEIRGLRARLDELTTALDAAARAEAARAAESR, from the coding sequence ATGACCACCACGCCCACGGCAGACTGGCTGCGGCTCAACGAGCAGATCTGCTTCTCCCTGCACTCGGCCGCGCGCGCCTTCGGCGGCGTCTACCGCGTGATCCTCAAAGACCTCGGGCTCACCTACCCGCAGTACCTGGTGATGCTGGTGCTGTGGGAGCACGGGGACCTGCCGGTGAAGAAGCTGGGCGAGCAGCTGCGGCTCGATTCCGGCACCCTGTCGCCGCTGCTCAAGCGGCTGGAGGCGGCCGGACTGGTACGCCGGGAGCGCAGCGCGCGCGACGAACGCTCGGTGGAGGTGCGGCTGACCGAGGAGGGGGTCGCGCTGCGCGAGCAGGCGCTCGAGGTGCCAGTGCGTATCGCCGCGGCGACCGGGTTCGACGTCGAGGAGATCCGCGGGCTGCGCGCCCGCCTCGACGAACTCACGACGGCGCTCGACGCGGCGGCGCGGGCGGAGGCCGCACGGGCTGCGGAGTCGCGATAA
- a CDS encoding carbohydrate ABC transporter permease, protein MTSQSVQGKASLGARLAAGVSGGLVRVFLIVVGLFWLVPTIGLLLSSLRTPADMNESGWWTVFTEPARLTLDSYDKLLSNGDITDSLVNTVLITVPATVLVVVIGSLAGYAFAWMEFPGRDWWFLGVVGLLVVPVQVALIPIAELFGTLGLFGSMLGVILFHVGFGLPFAVFLLRNFFAEIPRELLEAARLDGAGELRLFARVVMPLGGPAIASLGIFQFLWVWNDMLVALVFTDSGSQPVTVALQTQVRQFGNNIDVLAPGAFISMVIPLAVFFAFQRQFVSGVMAGAVK, encoded by the coding sequence ATGACCAGCCAGTCCGTGCAGGGCAAGGCGTCGCTCGGCGCGCGCCTGGCAGCGGGCGTCAGCGGCGGGCTGGTGCGCGTCTTCCTGATCGTCGTCGGCCTGTTCTGGCTGGTGCCGACCATCGGCCTGCTGCTCTCCTCCCTGCGCACTCCGGCGGACATGAACGAGAGCGGCTGGTGGACGGTGTTCACCGAGCCGGCCCGGCTGACCCTCGACAGCTACGACAAGCTGCTGAGCAACGGCGACATCACCGACTCCCTGGTGAACACGGTCCTGATCACGGTCCCGGCGACCGTGCTGGTCGTGGTCATCGGCTCGCTCGCCGGGTACGCCTTCGCGTGGATGGAGTTCCCGGGCCGGGACTGGTGGTTCCTGGGGGTGGTCGGCCTGCTGGTCGTCCCCGTGCAGGTGGCGCTCATCCCGATCGCCGAACTCTTCGGCACGCTGGGGCTGTTCGGCTCGATGCTCGGCGTGATCCTGTTCCACGTCGGCTTCGGTCTGCCCTTCGCGGTGTTCCTGCTGCGGAACTTCTTCGCGGAGATCCCGCGCGAGCTGCTGGAGGCGGCCCGGCTGGACGGCGCCGGTGAACTGCGGCTGTTCGCCCGCGTGGTGATGCCGCTCGGCGGGCCGGCGATCGCGAGCCTGGGCATCTTCCAGTTCCTGTGGGTGTGGAACGACATGCTGGTCGCGCTGGTGTTCACCGACTCCGGCAGCCAGCCCGTCACGGTGGCGCTGCAGACGCAGGTGCGGCAGTTCGGGAACAACATCGACGTGCTGGCGCCCGGCGCGTTCATCTCGATGGTGATCCCGCTCGCCGTCTTCTTCGCGTTCCAGCGGCAGTTCGTGTCCGGCGTGATGGCGGGCGCGGTGAAGTAG
- a CDS encoding glycosyltransferase family 39 protein, which yields MVRGEREAKGISRVGVVAVAAPASVMLVVGLWGLDRGGMWRDEAVTFQVARRSLPEIWRLLHSVDAVHGLYYLLMHPVLALRADEVVLRLPSVCAAAATAGLVGALGTRLARPRVGLWAGLLYAVTPMAGHFAQEGRSYALVAACAAGATLLLVRAVAGAAWWPYGTVVAVACLLHELAVLVLVAHALTLAHARVPGAVWGRWGRAAGGAVLALVPLAVVSRTQAGQVAWLPVPRLGTVERLLRSFTGWEGEVFWAYVVLIAVALWPARGRGTLAGTPPGPSLAGVALPLMTVPPLTLIAVSQFQPMYDDRYVLYALAGAPLLAASGADRLVRGVGRSPLATVTGVVAVGLAFAHQFPLHRQDRTPSVRADNLATVSAVAARELGPGDPVLFVPAIGRRAALAYPEAFRGVWDVALRVSAPESGTLYGEEVDAAELRRRLSGLDRLWVVAEPNAWRSRRFPRNSAERVKLTVVREQFAPYLPVRHLAHGGATLRLHVRRAGVAGITALTGSEPGVATAGSGPGAPRGGAVTWSGPGAPVPYAAASSVTAGSAPGIALSPASTRGAPGTPAGPTTAPGTPAAPASPSTSGVRLDPAGRAVPAANPGLIATPQPVRPPPAPPRRAPS from the coding sequence GTGGTGCGCGGGGAGAGGGAAGCGAAAGGAATCAGCCGGGTCGGCGTCGTGGCCGTCGCGGCGCCCGCGTCCGTGATGCTCGTCGTCGGGCTGTGGGGGCTCGACCGGGGCGGGATGTGGCGCGACGAGGCCGTCACCTTCCAGGTCGCCCGGCGCTCGCTGCCGGAGATCTGGCGGCTGCTGCACAGCGTGGACGCCGTGCACGGTCTGTACTACCTGCTCATGCACCCCGTCCTCGCCCTGCGCGCCGACGAGGTCGTCCTGCGCCTGCCGTCGGTGTGCGCGGCCGCCGCCACCGCCGGTCTGGTCGGGGCCCTCGGCACACGGCTCGCCCGGCCGCGCGTCGGCCTCTGGGCAGGGCTGCTGTACGCGGTGACCCCCATGGCGGGCCACTTCGCGCAGGAAGGGCGCTCGTACGCGCTCGTCGCCGCCTGCGCGGCCGGGGCGACGCTGCTGCTGGTGCGGGCGGTCGCGGGGGCCGCCTGGTGGCCGTACGGGACCGTCGTCGCCGTCGCCTGCCTGCTGCACGAACTGGCGGTGCTGGTGCTGGTGGCCCACGCGCTGACGCTCGCGCACGCGCGCGTGCCGGGTGCCGTGTGGGGCCGGTGGGGGCGCGCGGCCGGGGGCGCGGTGCTGGCGCTGGTGCCGCTGGCCGTCGTCTCGCGGACGCAGGCCGGGCAGGTGGCATGGCTGCCGGTGCCGCGCCTGGGCACCGTGGAGCGGCTGCTGCGATCGTTCACCGGGTGGGAGGGGGAGGTCTTCTGGGCGTACGTCGTGCTGATCGCCGTCGCCCTGTGGCCGGCGCGGGGACGCGGAACGCTCGCCGGGACGCCTCCCGGGCCGTCCCTCGCGGGCGTCGCCCTGCCCCTGATGACCGTGCCGCCCCTCACGCTGATCGCGGTGTCGCAGTTCCAGCCGATGTACGACGACCGGTACGTGCTGTACGCCCTCGCCGGAGCCCCGCTGCTGGCCGCCTCCGGCGCCGACCGGCTGGTGCGGGGCGTCGGGCGCTCCCCGCTGGCGACCGTCACCGGCGTCGTCGCGGTGGGGCTCGCGTTCGCCCACCAGTTCCCCCTGCACCGCCAGGACCGCACGCCCTCCGTGCGCGCCGACAACCTCGCCACCGTCTCCGCCGTCGCCGCGCGCGAGCTGGGCCCCGGCGACCCGGTGCTGTTCGTCCCGGCCATCGGGCGGCGAGCCGCACTGGCCTACCCCGAGGCGTTCCGGGGCGTCTGGGACGTGGCGCTGCGCGTGTCCGCGCCGGAGTCCGGGACGCTCTACGGGGAGGAGGTCGACGCCGCCGAACTGCGCCGACGACTCTCCGGCCTCGACCGGCTGTGGGTGGTGGCCGAGCCGAACGCGTGGCGGTCGCGCCGGTTCCCCCGGAACTCGGCCGAACGGGTGAAGCTCACCGTCGTGCGGGAGCAGTTCGCGCCGTACCTGCCCGTGCGGCACCTCGCACACGGTGGCGCGACGTTGCGGCTCCACGTCCGCAGGGCGGGGGTCGCGGGCATCACGGCGCTCACGGGGAGCGAGCCGGGTGTGGCGACGGCGGGGAGCGGGCCGGGTGCCCCGAGGGGCGGGGCGGTGACGTGGAGCGGGCCGGGTGCCCCCGTGCCGTATGCCGCCGCAAGCTCGGTAACGGCGGGGAGCGCGCCGGGCATCGCCTTAAGTCCCGCGTCGACGAGAGGCGCGCCGGGCACACCCGCCGGCCCCACGACGGCGCCGGGCACGCCGGCCGCCCCCGCGAGCCCGTCCACCTCAGGCGTCAGGCTGGACCCCGCCGGGAGGGCGGTGCCGGCGGCCAACCCCGGCCTTATCGCGACTCCGCAGCCCGTGCGGCCTCCGCCCGCGCCGCCGCGTCGAGCGCCGTCGTGA